The nucleotide window CCCGGCGACCCGGATTTAATCACCGTCAAGGGCCGCGACTTAATCGCCAAGGCTGACGCCATTTTGTTCGCGGGCTCACTGGTACAGGCCGCCGCGACACAATGGGCGCCGAGCGGCTGCGTGATCAAAGATTCCAAAGACATGACCCTGGAGCAGATTAGCGGCTGGCTGATAGCCCAAGCCGGGCCGGGAAAAGTCGTGATTCGCCTGCAAACCGGCGACCCCGGTTTGTACGGCGCCTTGATCGAAATGGTGCAGCCGCTGGATGCGGCCAGTATCGCGGTTGAAGTCGTGCCGGGCGTCTCGTCGGCTTTTGCCGCGATGGCCTGCGCGGTGGAGAGCCTGACCTTGCCGGAAGTCACGCAAACCGTGATTTTGACCCGCGTCGAAGGCCGCACGCCGATGCCGGACGGTGAATGCTTGCAGGAACTGGCCAGCCATCACAGTACCTTGTGCCTGTTTTTATCGATTACCTTGTTGCCCACGATCGAGCGTGAACTGAAAGCCGCCGGCTGGGCGGATGACGCCCCGGTATTGGTGGTTCACAAAGCCAGCTGGCCTGATGAACAACAGATTATTCGCGGCACGCTGGCCGATATTCGAGAACGCTGCCGGGCCGCCAAGATCAACAGCCAGGCCATGATCGTCATCAGCCCCACCTTGGGCTCACGCCATTGGTCGTCGTTAAAAAAATCCAAACTTTACGATGCCGGGTTTACCCATCGTTTTCGCCGTGCCGAACGGCCTCAGTCTAAGGAATAAGCATGACAACCACCGTTCTCTTAGTCGGCCACGGTTCACGTAATCAGGCCGGTAACGATGAAATTCGTCAATTTCAGCAGCAATGGCAAGCCCAACACCCCGATTGGCGCATCGAGTTGTGCTATATCGAATTGGCTGACGTACTGTTGCCCGAGGGTCTTCAGCGCGCCGCGCAAGGTTCTGACCGTGTGATTGTGGTACCGCTGATAATCAGTGCCGCCGGGCATGTGAAGATGGAGATTCCCGAGCATATCGAAGAAGCCCGCGAAAAATTTCCAACGGTCGAATTCATCTACGCGCCGCATCTGGGCAGCAACGAAACCATGCTGGCCATCCTGCAAAAACAACTGAAAAGCGCACTGAAAACACTGGCGATGCCGGATCCCAAAACCACCGGGGTGATCATTTTGGGACGTGGTTCATCGGACAAAGTCGCCAACGGTGAATTGGCCAAACTGGCACGCTGGCTGTTTGAAGCCACCGAGCATGAACTGATCGATATCGCCTTCACCGGCATTACCCATCCACGTCTGGAAACCGCCGTGCAACGTCAGGTGCGACTCGGCATGACGCAGATTGCGATTTTGCCTTATTACCTGTTCACCGGCTTGCTAATCGAGCGTATCGGCAAACAGGTCGAGCGCTTGCAAAGCCAATATCCGCGGATTGCGTTTGGTTCCGGTACTTATTTTGGTTTTGATCCGGCGATTTTTAAATTGCTGGATCAACGGGTGATCGAAGCCAGCGACCCGGTCGCGCCGCAAATGCTG belongs to Methylomonas sp. LL1 and includes:
- the cobM gene encoding precorrin-4 C(11)-methyltransferase produces the protein MSELAKVWFVGAGPGDPDLITVKGRDLIAKADAILFAGSLVQAAATQWAPSGCVIKDSKDMTLEQISGWLIAQAGPGKVVIRLQTGDPGLYGALIEMVQPLDAASIAVEVVPGVSSAFAAMACAVESLTLPEVTQTVILTRVEGRTPMPDGECLQELASHHSTLCLFLSITLLPTIERELKAAGWADDAPVLVVHKASWPDEQQIIRGTLADIRERCRAAKINSQAMIVISPTLGSRHWSSLKKSKLYDAGFTHRFRRAERPQSKE
- a CDS encoding sirohydrochlorin chelatase, which gives rise to MTTTVLLVGHGSRNQAGNDEIRQFQQQWQAQHPDWRIELCYIELADVLLPEGLQRAAQGSDRVIVVPLIISAAGHVKMEIPEHIEEAREKFPTVEFIYAPHLGSNETMLAILQKQLKSALKTLAMPDPKTTGVIILGRGSSDKVANGELAKLARWLFEATEHELIDIAFTGITHPRLETAVQRQVRLGMTQIAILPYYLFTGLLIERIGKQVERLQSQYPRIAFGSGTYFGFDPAIFKLLDQRVIEASDPVAPQMLECDGCQYREQAEHHHHHH